One window of the Peromyscus maniculatus bairdii isolate BWxNUB_F1_BW_parent chromosome 18, HU_Pman_BW_mat_3.1, whole genome shotgun sequence genome contains the following:
- the LOC143269175 gene encoding apolipoprotein F-like, with the protein MIQAALLLGCVLLSSVAAFPRITQNGALPPQRAITEPEPTSHVLSGKIPAPAPGTCQDLLNAAPSLAPSLAPLPENLSLLALRVALEDIGCPTEAHSLQLQLSGLGGKDNTETLILESQKLIKEQGTGDNEAILRGLGGSPGELKRVGRSVTLPETCTSEEGRVLYELGSVFAELAEKLPSIDEVREFKASAANVTQTCTVESWEHLDQVRIKMMKHPEVRNATLSIEDQIHIIARLTVILNRFFGGLLLNYFQSYFG; encoded by the coding sequence ATGATCCAGGCTGCATTGCTCCTTGGCTGTGTCTTGCTGTCCTCAGTGGCCGCCTTTCCAAGGATTACCCAGAATGGCGCCCTGCCCCCTCAGCGGGCTATCACAGAGCCTGAACCTACATCACATGTGCTCTCCGGGAAGATCCCTGCTCCGGCCCCTGGCACCTGCCAGGACCTCCTGAACGCAGCCCCCTCCTTAGCCCCCTCCTTAGCCCCCTTGCCTGAGAATTTGTCCCTCTTAGCACTAAGAGTGGCCTTGGAGGACATTGGCTGCCCCACTGAGGCCCACTCTCTGCAGCTTCAGCTCagtgggctgggaggaaaggaCAACACTGAAACCCTGATCCTCGAGAGTCAAAAGCTCATCAAGGAGCAAGGGACTGGTGATAACGAAGCCATTCTGAGGGGCCTGGGGGGATCCCCTGGGGAACTGAAGAGGGTCGGGCGCTCAGTGACCTTGCCTGAGACATGCACCTCTGAAGAAGGCCGGGTGTTGTATGAACTTGGATCTGTGTTTGCTGAACTTGCTGAGAAGCTCCCTTCCATTGATGAGGTGAGAGAGTTCAAGGCTTCTGCAGCCAATGTCACCCAGACGTGCACCGTTGAGTCTTGGGAACATTTGGATCAAGTCCGCATTAAGATGATGAAACACCCAGAAGTTAGGAATGCCACACTCTCCATAGAAGATCAAATACACATCATTGCTCGGTTGACAGTCATTCTGAATCGTTTTTTTGGGGGCCTCCTACTAAATTATTTTCAGTCTTATTTTGGATAG
- the LOC143269172 gene encoding apolipoprotein F-like yields the protein MIQAALLLGCVLLSSVATFPRNTQNGALPPQQAITEPEPTSHVLSRKIPAPAPGTCQDLLNAAPSLAPLPENLSLLALRVALEDIGCPTEAHSLQLQLSGVGGKDNTETLILESQKLIKEQGTGDNEAILRGLGGSPGELKRVGRSVTLPETCTSEQGRMLYELGSLIVEFAEKLPSIDVVREFKASAVNFTQTCTVESWEHLEQVRIKMLKHPEVRNATLSTEDQIHIIARLTVLLNRFFAVLLLNYFQSYFG from the coding sequence ATGATCCAGGCTGCATTGCTCCTTGGCTGTGTCTTGCTGTCCTCAGTGGCTACCTTTCCAAGGAATACCCAGAATGGCGCCCTGCCCCCTCAGCAGGCTATCACAGAGCCTGAACCTACATCACATGTGCTCTCCAGGAAGATCCCTGCTCCAGCCCCTGGCACCTGCCAGGACCTCCTGAACGCAGCACCCTCCTTAGCCCCCTTGCCTGAGAATTTGTCCCTCTTAGCACTAAGAGTGGCCTTGGAGGACATTGGCTGCCCCACTGAGGCCCACTCTCTGCAGCTTCAGCTCAGTGGGGTGGGAGGAAAAGACAACACTGAAACCCTGATCCTTGAGAGTCAAAAGCTCATCAAGGAGCAAGGGACTGGCGATAACGAAGCCATTCTGAGGGGCCTGGGGGGATCCCCTGGGGAACTGAAGAGGGTCGGGCGCTCAGTGACCCTGCCTGAGACATGCACCTCTGAACAAGGCCGGATGTTGTATGAACTTGGATCTCTGATTGTTGAATTTGCTGAGAAGCTCCCTTCCATTGATGTGGTGAGAGAGTTCAAGGCTTCTGCAGTCAACTTCACCCAGACGTGCACTGTTGAGTCTTGGGAACATTTGGAGCAAGTACGCATTAAGATGCTGAAACACCCAGAAGTTAGGAATGCCACACTCTCCACAGAAGATCAAATACACATCATTGCTCGGTTGACAGTCCTTCTGAATCGTTTTTTTGCGGTCCTCCTACTAAATTATTTTCAGTCTTATTTTGGATAG